In the Hordeum vulgare subsp. vulgare chromosome 7H, MorexV3_pseudomolecules_assembly, whole genome shotgun sequence genome, one interval contains:
- the LOC123411525 gene encoding protein transport protein SFT2-like: MQAWFSGSGPSPSSSAASSQPPPSLLAEWNSYAAARSAEEDVGGGFGIDIEAAVRSANDRVSGTFGVVSKGVRGLPGSFQSSTSSIPSGKSLMYFGLFLASGIFLVFIAFTIFLPVMVIMPQKFAICFTLGCAFIIGSFFALKGPKNQLYHMISRERLPFTIGFVGSMFATIYVSMVLHSYILSVFFSCLQILALVYYAISYFPGGSAGMKFLSSTLVASVLRCFGR; encoded by the exons ATGCAGGCGTGGTTCTCCGGCTCTGGCCCCTCGCCCTCCTCGTCGGCGGCGTCTTCCCAGCCGCCGCCGTCTCTGCTCGCGGAATGGAACTCCtatgccgccgcccgctccgccgAGGAGGATGTCGGCGGAGGATTCGGGATCGACATCGAGGCCGCCGTCCGCTCCGCCAACGACCGCGTCAGCGGCACCTTCGGCGT GGTATCCAAAGGAGTTAGAGGGTTGCCTGGCAGCTTCCAGTCCTCAACAAGCAGTATTCCATCTGGCAAATCTCTCATGTATTTCGGTCTTTTTCTTGCCAGTGGCATTTTCCTAGTTTTCATCGCGTTCACGATATTCCTGCCAGTCATGGTAATAATGCCTCAAAAGTTTGCGATCTGTTTCACGCTGGGATGTGCCTTCATCATTGGATCTTTCTTTGCATTGAAAGGGCCCAAGAATCAGCTCTATCATATGATTTCCAGAGAG AGGTTACCTTTCACCATTGGATTTGTTGGCAGCATGTTTGCTACCATCTATGTGTCAATGGTGCTCCATAGCTACATACTTTCTGTTTTCTTCTCTTGTCTTCAG ATCCTTGCGCTGGTATACTATGCCATCTCATACTTCCCTGGTGGGTCTGCTGGAATGAAGTTTCTGTCATCTACCCTTGTGGCCTCAGTGTTGAGATGCTTCGGGCGATGA
- the LOC123411524 gene encoding fructose-bisphosphate aldolase 5, cytosolic-like, producing MSAFVGKYADELMKTAKYIATPGKGILAADESTGTIGKRLASINVENVESNRQALREMLFTAPGALEYLSGVILFEETLYQTAADGTPFVDILKAGNVIPGIKVDKGTVDIAGTDGETTTQGLDSLGARCAKYYEAGARFAKWRAVLKIGPGAEPSELAVKQNAEGLARYALICQENGLVPIVEPEILTDGAHDIKACAAATERVLAAVYKSLNDHKVLLEGTLLKPNMVTPGSDSPKVGAEVIAEYTVAALRRTVPPAVPGVVFLSGGQSEEQATQNLDAMNKLPVLKPWTLTFSFGRALQQSTIKKWAGKKENVADAQATFLARCKGNSEATLGKYGGAAAGGDAAASESLHVAGYKY from the exons ATGTCTGCCTTCGTCGGGAAATACGCAG ATGAGCTGATGAAGACGGCCAAGTACATCGCGACGCCGGGGAAGGGGATCCTGGCGGCGGACGAGTCGACGGGCACCATCGGGAAGCGGCTGGCCAGCATCAACGTGGAGAACGTGGAGTCCAACCGGCAGGCGCTGCGGGAGATGCTCTTCACGGCGCCGGGCGCGCTCGAGTACCTCTCCGGCGTCATCCTCTTCGAGGAGACGCTCTACCAGACGGCCGCCGACGGCACCCCGTTCGTCGACATCctcaaggccggcaacgtcatccCGGGCAtcaaggtcgacaagggcaccgtCGACATCGCCGGCACCGACGGCGAGACCACCACTCAGGGCCTCGACTCCCTCGGCGCCCGCTGCGCCAAGTACTACGAGGCCGGCGCGCGCTTCGCCAAGTGGCGCGCCGTGCTCAAGATCGGCCCCGGCGCCGAGCCGTCCGAGCTCGCCGTCAAGCAGAACGCCGAGGGGCTGGCGCGCTACGCGCTCATCTGCCAGGAAAACGGGCTGGTCCCCATCGTGGAGCCCGAGATCCTCACCGACGGCGCGCACGACATCAAGGCATGCGCCGCCGCCACCGAGCGCGTCCTCGCCGCCGTCTACAAGTCGCTCAACGACCACAAGGTGCTCCTCgagggcaccctcctcaagcccaACATGGTCACCCCCGGCTCCGACAGCCCCAAG GTTGGCGCGGAGGTGATAGCGGAGTACACGGTGGCGGCGCTGCGGCGCACCGTGCCGCCGGCGGTGCCCGGGGTGGTGTTCCTGTCGGGCGGGCAGAGCGAGGAGCAGGCCACGCAGAACCTGGACGCCATGAACAAGCTGCCGGTGCTCAAGCCGTGGACGctcaccttctccttcggccGGGCGCTGCAGCAGAGCACCATCAAGAAGTGGGCCGGCAAGAAGGAGAACGTCGCCGACGCGCAGGCCACCTTCCTCGCCCGGTGCAAGGGCAACTCCGAGGCCACGCTCGGCAAGTACGGCGGCGCCGCCGCTGGCGGGGACGCCGCCGCCTCCGAGAGCTTGCACGTCGCGGGGTACAAGTACTAA
- the LOC123411523 gene encoding E3 ubiquitin-protein ligase RGLG3-like produces MEQKDPKPSYSSAYGYGNSSTGSNSRYATAPPGFSPWYASSAGNNVQQPEAQATLQRKYSRIGDDYRSVTQVTEALAQAGLESSNLIVGIDFTKSNEWTGKVSYNRHCLHDIGRTPNPYEQAISIIGRTLSDFDEDNLIPCFGFGDASTHDHEVFSFYPENHPCTGFEEALERYRQIVPTLRLSGPTSFAPIIETAIGIVDNSGGQYHVLLIIADGQVTRNVDTQSGQLSPQERDTINAIVKASYFPLSIVLVGVGDGPWDMMHKFDDNIPARSFDNFQFVNFTEIMSKSIAADRKEAEFALSALMEIPTQYKATLDLQLLGRRQGIPPRVPLPPPTRTAYSRSSSFGQQTSGFQQPGSFKQRQHAATRRPDSYSSESSQPADTRVPDAYASESSESTRSCAICMDKSKDLAFGCGHQTCYDCGKKLVRCPMCQQHITTRIRLY; encoded by the exons ATGGAGCAAAAGGATCCCAAACCTTCATACAGCTCTGCTTATGGTTATGGGAATTCATCAACAGGGTCTAACTCGAGATATGCAACTGCACCACCGGGTTTCAGCCCGTGGTATGCCTCTTCTGCGGGTAACAATGTGCAGCAGCCAGAAGCACAAGCAACTCTGCAGAGGAAGTATTCCAGGATTGGCGATGACTACCGCTCGGTGACTCAA GTGACTGAAGCTTTGGCACAAGCCGGTCTTGAGTCTTCAAACCTTATTGTAGGCATTGATTTTACGAAAAGTAATGAATGGACAG GAAAAGTTTCCTATAATCGGCATTGCCTGCATGATATTGGGAGAACTCCAAACCCGTATGAGCAAGCCATATCTATTATTGGAAGGACACTCTCGGATTTCGATGAAGACAATTTGATTCCCTGCTTTGGATTTGGTGATG cgtcaactcatgaCCATGAGGTATTCAGCTTTTATCCAGAGAACCACCCTTGCACTGGATTTGAAGAGGCGTTAGAAAGATACAGACAAATCGTTCCAACTCTTCGATTATCTG GACCAACATCTTTCGCTCCAATAATCGAGACAGCAATTGGGATCGTGGACAACAGTGGTGGTCAATATCATGTTCTCCTGATAATTGCTGATGGACAG GTTACTCGAAATGTGGATACACAATCTGGGCAGTTAAGTCCACAGGAGCGGGATACCATTAATGCTATAGTGAAAGCTAG CTACTTTCCCTTGTCTATTGTTCTTGTTGGGGTCGGTGATGGACCATGGGATATGATGCATAAGTTTGACGACAACATACCTGCTCGGTCATTCGACAATTTCCAG TTTGTGAATTTCACGGAAATTATGTCAAAGAGCATAGCAGCTGACAGAAAAGAAGCTGAATTTGCGTTGTCAGCATTGATGGAAATCCCTACGCAGTACAAGGCAACACTTGATCTCCAACTCCTTGG tcGTCGACAAGGAATACCTCCAAGAGTTCCTCTGCCTCCGCCAACAAGGACTGCTTATTCACGGTCTAGTAGCTTTGGCCAACAAACAAGTGGGTTTCAGCAACCAGGCAGCTTCAAACAGCGACAGCATGCAGCTACGAGGAGGCCTGACAGTTATTCATCAGAAAGTTCACAGCCTGCGGATACAAGGGTACCCGACGCTTATGCATCAGAAAGTTCAGAAAGCACACGT TCATGCGCCATATGTATGGATAAATCAAAGGATCTTGCGTTTGGATGTGGACATCAG ACTTGCTATGATTGCGGGAAAAAATTGGTGCGCTGCCCTATGTGCCAGCAGCACATAACCACCAGGATCAGGCTGTACTGA
- the LOC123411526 gene encoding E3 ubiquitin-protein ligase RGLG5-like has protein sequence MGQKDSKPSYNSAYDYGNSSNGYNSRYANTPSSYSPRYASAAGNNVQQPEAQARLQRKYSRIGDDYRSVSQVTEALAQAGLESSNLIVGIDFTKSNEWTGKISYNRRCLHDIGNTPNPYEQAISIIGRTLSVFDEDNLIPCFGFGDASTHDQEVFSFYPENQPCNGFEEALERYREIVPTLRLAGPTSFAPIIETAIGIADSTGGQYHVLLIIADGQVTRSVDTQSGQLSPQERDTIDAIVKASHFPLSIVLVGVGDGPWDMMHKFDDNIPARSFDNFQFVNFTEIMSKSIAADRKEAEFALSALMEIPTQYKATLDLQLLGRRQGIPPRVPLPPPTRTAYSRTTSFDQQSGVYSRSSSFGQQTSGFQQSDSFKQRQHAATRRPDSYSSESSQPTATRTPDTYASESSESTLSCAICMDKSKDLAFGCGHQTCYDCGKNLVRCPMCQQHITTRIRLY, from the exons ATGGGGCAGAAGGACTCCAAGCCGTCGTATAACTCTGCTTACGACTATGGGAATTCATCCAACGGGTATAACTCGAGGTATGCAAACACGCCCTCCAGTTACAGCCCAAGGTATGCCTCTGCGGCGGGTAACAACGTGCAGCAGCCAGAGGCACAGGCCAGGCTGCAGAGGAAGTATTCCAGGATCGGCGACGACTACCGTTCCGTCAGTCAA GTGACTGAAGCTTTAGCACAAGCAGGCCTTGAATCTTCAAATCTTATTGTAGGCATTGATTTTACAAAAAGTAATGAATGGACAG GTAAAATTTCCTATAACCGCCGCTGTCTACATGACATTGGTAACACTCCAAACCCATATGAGCAAGCCATATCTATTATTGGAAGGACACTTTCAGTTTTTGATGAAGACAATTTGATTCCCTGCTTTGGATTTGGTGATG CATCAACTCATGACCAGGAAGTATTCAGCTTTTATCCAGAGAACCAACCATGCAATGGATTTGAAGAGGCGTTGGAAAGATACAGAGAAATCGTTCCAACTCTTCGATTAGCTG GGCCAACATCTTTCGCTCCAATAATTGAGACAGCAATTGGGATTGCAGACAGCACCGGTGGTCAATATCATGTTCTTCTGATAATTGCTGATGGACAG GTTACTCGAAGTGTGGATACACAGTCTGGGCAGTTAAGTCCACAGGAGCGGGATACCATTGATGCTATAGTGAAAGCTAG CCACTTTCCCTTGTCTATTGTTCTTGTTGGGGTCGGTGATGGACCATGGGATATGATGCATAAGTTTGACGACAACATACCGGCTCGGTCATTCGACAATTTCCAG TTTGTGAATTTTACTGAAATTATGTCAAAGAGCATAGCAGCTGATAGAAAAGAGGCTGAATTTGCGTTGTCAGCATTGATGGAAATTCCTACGCAGTACAAAGCAACACTTGATCTCCAACTCCTTGG TCGTCGCCAAGGAATACCTCCAAGAGTTCCTCTGCCCCCACCAACAAGGACTGCTTATTCACGGACTACTAGCTTTGACCAACAGTCTGGTGTTTATTCACGGTCAAGTAGCTTTGGTCAACAAACAAGTGGGTTTCAGCAATCAGACAGTTTCAAACAGCGACAGCATGCAGCTACAAGAAGGCCTGACAGCTATTCATCAGAAAGTTCACAGCCTACGGCTACAAGGACACCCGATACTTATGCATCAGAAAGTTCAGAAAGCACACTT TCATGCGCCATATGTATGGATAAATCAAAAGATCTTGCATTTGGATGTGGACACCAG ACTTGCTATGACTGCGGGAAAAATTTGGTGCGCTGCCCTATGTGCCAGCAGCACATAACCACCAGGATCAGGCTGTACTGA